A window of Synechococcus sp. MEDNS5 contains these coding sequences:
- a CDS encoding M15 family metallopeptidase has translation MRRPWSDVAIKDCGEPLESLRGSFLCLDPHPYAELGAPYGHLCDPFRVRSSVLTRLVQAQNHLTQHQDPEIGPIQLLVFDAWRPVSVQAFMVEHAVKEECVRRGLQPTMPHWALELEDVQRDVGRFWAPPSDDLSMPPPHSTGGAIDLTLADAYGSSLLMGGEIDAIGPQSLPDHYESAASANPKSSEFLWHRRRSTLHGAMAHAGFVRHPNEWWHFSYGDQLWAWTVKTSMAIYGRVDGH, from the coding sequence ATGCGCCGGCCCTGGAGTGACGTGGCCATCAAGGATTGCGGCGAACCGCTGGAGTCCCTCAGAGGTTCGTTTCTCTGTCTTGATCCCCATCCCTACGCAGAACTTGGTGCCCCTTACGGACATCTGTGTGATCCCTTCAGGGTGCGCTCGAGCGTGTTGACCCGTCTCGTCCAAGCGCAGAACCATCTCACCCAGCATCAGGATCCCGAGATCGGTCCGATCCAGTTGCTTGTGTTTGATGCCTGGCGACCCGTCAGTGTTCAAGCCTTCATGGTCGAGCACGCAGTCAAGGAGGAATGTGTGCGTCGAGGCCTTCAACCGACCATGCCGCACTGGGCATTGGAGCTGGAGGACGTGCAGCGCGATGTTGGTCGTTTCTGGGCACCGCCCAGTGATGACCTTTCGATGCCACCCCCTCACAGCACGGGGGGAGCGATCGATCTAACGCTGGCCGATGCCTATGGATCGTCCCTGTTGATGGGGGGAGAGATTGATGCCATTGGCCCTCAGTCCCTGCCAGATCACTATGAATCTGCTGCAAGTGCCAATCCCAAGAGTTCTGAATTCCTCTGGCATCGGCGTCGGTCAACGCTGCATGGAGCCATGGCCCATGCCGGATTTGTCCGACACCCCAATGAATGGTGGCATTTCAGCTATGGCGATCAGCTGTGGGCTTGGACCGTAAAGACTTCAATGGCCATCTATGGCCGAGTGGATGGCCACTAA
- the recG gene encoding ATP-dependent DNA helicase RecG: MSSGLDHQALERFQIWIRPLQQALSLEAERGFVNVQGRQETFHSFLSRELGGPPGIPFPPDCKDRLQAFSNDFQSYSSLSDAARRRLVTTVRQWLHALRQRLEPTRAMAPPKLKVATSSTAARGNHQGVMPLDAPLSRVRGIGPKQAERLASLGLLVVRDLLLHYPRDYVDYSALRRIEALVPGETATIVATVRRCHGFTSPRNPNLSIIELQLQDPTGRIKVSRFLAGRRFSNPSYLHGQTRLYPNGATVAVSGLVKEGAYGLSFQDPLIEVMENAQAPLQSKRIGRLLPVYSLTEGLTADRFRTLVEAALPSVRLWPEPLPPQRRQARHLLHRHQALTAIHRPETSEQLQQARHRLVFDEFLLLQLGLMQRRAALCQRTAPSLRIASDRDGLLGRFLDNLPFQFTNAQNRVLAEIDEDLERSEPMARLVQGDVGSGKTVVAVAALLKAIQAGWQGAMMAPTEVLAEQHYRSLCQWLPPLHVTVELLTGSTPLKKRRQMLADVASGACKVLVGTHALLEDPVAFDRLGLVVVDEQHRFGVRQRNRLLGKGLQPHLLTMTATPIPRTLALSLHGDLDVSQIDELPPGRTPIKTTMLAGSERDQAYSMIREEVERGQRAYVVLPLVEESEKMDLRSAVDVHHQLEDEVFPDLKVGLLHGRLPSAEKQSVIQAFARGETQILVSTTVVEVGVDVPEASVMMIDHADRFGLAQLHQLRGRVGRGAAASRCLLINDSRNPLARQRLEVLVRSTDGFEIAEMDLRLRGPGQVLGTRQSGLPDLALASLADDGSVLEEARDEAADILRDDPDLSDHPVLRSLLDDQRNRVTAAAQLN; encoded by the coding sequence TTGAGTTCTGGCCTGGATCATCAGGCCCTGGAGCGTTTTCAGATTTGGATTCGTCCGCTTCAGCAGGCGCTGTCGCTTGAGGCGGAGCGTGGATTCGTCAATGTTCAGGGCCGGCAGGAGACATTTCACAGTTTCCTGAGTCGTGAATTGGGGGGACCACCAGGAATTCCTTTCCCGCCAGATTGCAAGGATCGCCTTCAGGCATTCTCCAACGATTTTCAGTCCTATTCCTCCCTCAGTGATGCAGCGCGCCGGCGCCTTGTCACCACGGTGAGGCAGTGGCTCCATGCCCTGCGTCAGCGTCTGGAACCCACGCGAGCGATGGCACCTCCCAAATTGAAGGTTGCCACCAGCAGCACAGCAGCTCGAGGGAACCACCAGGGAGTCATGCCCCTTGACGCACCGCTGTCACGGGTCCGTGGCATCGGCCCCAAGCAGGCGGAACGCCTGGCCAGCCTCGGGCTTCTGGTGGTCAGAGATTTGTTGCTGCACTACCCAAGGGACTATGTGGACTACTCCGCCTTGCGCCGGATCGAAGCCTTGGTTCCAGGTGAAACAGCCACCATCGTTGCCACCGTCCGTCGCTGCCACGGCTTCACAAGTCCGAGAAACCCCAATCTCTCCATAATCGAACTGCAGCTTCAGGACCCCACTGGACGGATCAAGGTCAGTCGTTTCTTGGCAGGTCGCCGCTTCAGCAATCCCTCCTATCTCCATGGTCAGACGAGGCTTTATCCCAATGGAGCCACCGTCGCTGTGAGTGGTCTGGTCAAGGAAGGTGCGTACGGCCTGAGCTTTCAAGATCCGCTGATTGAAGTGATGGAGAATGCTCAAGCTCCACTGCAATCAAAACGAATCGGCAGGCTGTTGCCGGTGTACTCCCTGACGGAAGGACTGACAGCCGATCGTTTCAGAACCCTGGTGGAGGCGGCCCTGCCATCGGTACGCCTCTGGCCTGAGCCACTGCCACCTCAGAGACGCCAGGCCCGGCATCTGCTGCATCGTCACCAGGCGCTGACGGCGATTCATCGACCGGAGACATCCGAGCAGCTTCAGCAGGCCCGTCACCGTCTTGTCTTCGATGAGTTTCTGCTGCTTCAGCTCGGATTGATGCAGCGCAGGGCGGCACTGTGTCAGCGAACAGCACCATCACTGAGGATCGCCTCAGATCGCGACGGTCTCCTGGGTCGGTTCCTGGATAATCTCCCGTTCCAATTCACAAATGCACAGAACAGAGTGCTGGCGGAGATCGATGAAGATCTCGAACGTTCGGAGCCGATGGCCAGGCTGGTGCAGGGTGATGTTGGCAGTGGGAAAACCGTTGTTGCTGTTGCTGCCTTGCTCAAGGCCATTCAGGCCGGTTGGCAAGGAGCCATGATGGCTCCCACTGAGGTGCTTGCGGAACAGCATTACCGCAGTCTCTGCCAGTGGCTCCCTCCGTTGCATGTCACGGTGGAGTTGCTCACCGGTTCGACGCCTCTCAAGAAACGGAGGCAGATGCTCGCTGATGTGGCTTCAGGGGCCTGCAAGGTTCTCGTGGGTACCCATGCCCTACTGGAAGATCCAGTTGCATTCGACCGACTGGGACTGGTGGTCGTGGATGAGCAACACCGCTTCGGAGTTCGTCAACGCAATCGACTTCTCGGCAAAGGTCTCCAGCCCCACCTGCTCACGATGACGGCGACACCGATTCCGCGAACGCTGGCTTTGTCACTTCATGGAGATCTGGATGTCAGTCAGATCGATGAACTCCCGCCGGGACGCACGCCGATCAAGACCACGATGTTGGCAGGCTCAGAGCGTGATCAGGCCTACAGCATGATCCGTGAGGAGGTTGAGAGAGGCCAGAGGGCCTACGTGGTGCTTCCGCTTGTGGAGGAGTCTGAAAAAATGGACTTGAGGTCTGCTGTTGATGTGCATCATCAGCTTGAAGACGAGGTGTTTCCGGATCTCAAGGTCGGGCTGTTGCATGGACGCCTGCCGAGTGCGGAGAAGCAGTCGGTGATCCAAGCTTTCGCGCGCGGGGAAACGCAGATTCTGGTGTCCACCACTGTTGTTGAGGTTGGTGTGGATGTTCCTGAGGCCAGCGTGATGATGATTGACCATGCCGATCGTTTCGGACTGGCACAGCTTCATCAGCTGCGAGGGCGGGTCGGTCGCGGTGCTGCAGCATCCCGATGCCTGTTGATCAACGACAGTCGCAATCCCTTGGCCAGGCAGAGACTTGAGGTGTTGGTCCGCTCGACGGATGGTTTCGAGATCGCCGAGATGGACCTGAGGCTTCGTGGCCCCGGGCAAGTGTTGGGGACTCGCCAATCCGGTTTGCCAGACCTGGCCTTGGCGAGCCTGGCCGATGATGGGTCAGTCCTTGAGGAGGCCCGGGACGAGGCCGCGGATATCCTCCGCGACGATCCTGATCTGAGCGATCACCCAGTGCTTCGCTCTCTGCTCGATGATCAACGCAATCGAGTCACCGCAGCTGCTCAGTTGAACTGA
- the tsf gene encoding translation elongation factor Ts: protein MAAAVSAKLVKDLRDKTGAGMMDCKKALAATDGDADKAIEWLRQKGIASAEKKSGRTAAEGAIGSYIHTGARVGVLVEVNCETDFVARGDMFQELLRDVAMQVAACPGVEYVNTDEIPAEIREREKTIEMGRDDLDGKPEQMKEKIVEGRINKRLKELALMEQPFIKDSSLTVAELVKQTAGKIGENVKVRRFTRYTLGEGIEVEENDFAAEVASMTKG, encoded by the coding sequence ATGGCCGCTGCCGTATCCGCCAAGCTCGTTAAGGACCTGCGCGACAAGACCGGCGCTGGAATGATGGATTGCAAGAAAGCACTTGCAGCCACTGACGGCGATGCTGACAAAGCCATCGAATGGCTTCGCCAGAAAGGCATCGCTAGCGCAGAGAAAAAGTCTGGTCGCACTGCTGCTGAAGGCGCTATCGGTAGCTACATCCACACCGGAGCACGGGTCGGTGTGCTTGTTGAAGTCAACTGCGAAACCGACTTCGTCGCCCGAGGTGACATGTTCCAGGAGCTCCTCAGAGACGTGGCCATGCAGGTGGCTGCCTGCCCAGGAGTGGAATACGTCAACACCGATGAAATCCCTGCTGAGATCCGCGAACGCGAGAAGACCATCGAAATGGGTCGTGACGACCTCGATGGCAAGCCCGAGCAGATGAAGGAGAAGATTGTCGAAGGTCGGATCAACAAGCGCCTCAAGGAACTTGCTCTGATGGAGCAACCTTTCATCAAAGACAGCTCCCTCACTGTTGCTGAACTGGTGAAGCAGACAGCCGGAAAGATCGGAGAAAACGTGAAGGTACGCCGCTTCACGCGCTACACCCTTGGTGAGGGCATCGAAGTCGAGGAGAATGACTTTGCCGCTGAAGTGGCTTCGATGACCAAGGGCTGA
- the rpsB gene encoding 30S ribosomal protein S2, which produces MAVVTLAEMMEAGAHFGHQTRRWNPKMSRYIYCARNGVHIIDLVQTAVCMNNAYKWVRSAARSGKRFLFVGTKKQASEVVAQEALRCGGSYVNQRWLGGMLTNWTTMKARIDRLKDLERMEASGAIAMRPKKEGAVLRRELDRLQKYLGGLKNMRRLPDVVVLVDQRRETNAVLEARKLDIPLVSMLDTNCDPDLCEVPIPCNDDAVRSVQLVLSRLADAINEGRHGSNEQRGGDDSEG; this is translated from the coding sequence ATGGCTGTTGTCACTCTCGCTGAGATGATGGAAGCTGGTGCCCACTTTGGACACCAGACCCGTCGTTGGAATCCCAAAATGTCGCGCTACATCTATTGCGCGCGCAACGGAGTTCACATCATTGACCTTGTGCAGACTGCTGTCTGCATGAACAACGCTTACAAATGGGTTCGTTCCGCTGCAAGAAGCGGCAAACGTTTCCTGTTCGTAGGAACCAAGAAACAAGCCTCTGAAGTGGTGGCTCAGGAAGCCCTGCGCTGCGGTGGGTCCTACGTCAACCAACGCTGGTTGGGCGGCATGCTGACCAACTGGACCACGATGAAAGCCCGAATCGACCGCCTCAAGGATCTGGAGCGGATGGAGGCCAGCGGAGCGATCGCCATGCGTCCCAAGAAGGAGGGCGCCGTTCTTCGTCGTGAACTTGACCGTCTCCAGAAGTATCTGGGTGGCCTCAAGAACATGCGTCGTCTCCCCGATGTGGTGGTGCTGGTCGATCAGCGGCGTGAAACAAACGCAGTGCTCGAGGCCCGCAAATTGGATATCCCCCTGGTGTCGATGCTGGACACCAACTGCGATCCGGATCTCTGCGAGGTTCCCATTCCTTGCAACGACGACGCTGTGCGTTCCGTCCAGCTGGTGCTGAGCCGTTTGGCCGATGCCATCAATGAAGGCCGTCACGGCTCCAATGAGCAGCGTGGTGGTGACGACAGCGAAGGCTGA
- a CDS encoding glycosyltransferase family 2 protein — MFISVVIPTYNRRPILEKCLLALEGQSPCGEIENYEVVVVDDGSTDGTPDWLRASSSRFPSVRLIEQSHGGPAEGRNRGVSHARGDVIVFIDSDLVVTPAFLASHAKALTAAWRRSGNRLCFTYGAVINTANFEHPTHERHKLRDLSWAYFATGNVAIDRSVLEQSGLFDTGFRLYGWEDLELGERLRQMGVALVRCPDAVGYHWHPAFRLEQIPDLIRVERERARMGLVFYRKHPSRRVRIIIQFTWMHRVLWSVLTLGGLVNERSLKPLLSWLIHRGQPSLALELLRLPLNRLGVEALYSEAKAIGLR, encoded by the coding sequence ATGTTCATCAGCGTCGTCATTCCCACCTACAACCGACGCCCGATCCTGGAGAAGTGCTTGCTTGCACTGGAAGGGCAGAGTCCCTGTGGGGAGATCGAAAATTATGAGGTGGTCGTTGTCGATGACGGCTCCACCGATGGAACGCCCGACTGGTTGAGAGCCTCAAGCAGTCGCTTCCCCAGCGTGCGTCTGATCGAACAGAGCCACGGTGGACCCGCTGAAGGTCGGAACCGTGGCGTCAGCCACGCTCGCGGTGACGTCATTGTCTTCATTGACAGTGATCTCGTCGTCACACCAGCATTTCTCGCCAGTCATGCCAAGGCGCTCACAGCAGCATGGCGTCGTAGCGGAAATCGTTTGTGCTTCACCTACGGCGCTGTGATCAATACTGCGAATTTTGAGCATCCAACGCATGAGCGACACAAGCTCAGGGATCTCTCCTGGGCTTATTTCGCAACCGGTAATGTCGCCATCGACCGCTCCGTTCTCGAGCAGTCAGGCCTTTTTGATACGGGATTCCGGCTCTATGGCTGGGAGGACCTCGAACTGGGTGAACGTCTGAGACAGATGGGTGTTGCACTGGTTCGCTGCCCTGATGCTGTCGGCTATCACTGGCATCCCGCTTTCCGGCTTGAACAAATCCCCGATCTCATTCGTGTGGAGAGAGAGCGGGCACGGATGGGACTTGTCTTCTACAGAAAGCACCCCAGCCGCAGAGTGCGCATAATCATCCAGTTCACATGGATGCACAGGGTTCTGTGGTCGGTTTTAACCCTCGGCGGGCTGGTCAATGAGCGATCACTCAAACCGCTTCTTTCCTGGCTCATTCATCGCGGACAGCCCTCTCTGGCCCTGGAGCTGTTGCGCCTTCCCTTGAATCGTCTTGGTGTTGAGGCGTTGTACAGCGAAGCCAAGGCCATCGGTCTGCGTTGA
- a CDS encoding DevA family ABC transporter ATP-binding protein, protein MSSTTLSESTQRQGSRQELSVSINGLSHWYGKGSTRRQVLQGVDLEIAAGEVVLLTGPSGCGKTTLLTLIGALRQVQQGDVRVFAQQLQGAGRGQRQKLRRRIGMIFQGHNLLRCLTAEQNVQMGSDLLPGFSYRARRDQAREWLRAVGLDDELSKLPHDLSGGQKQRVAIARALAARPKLLLADEPTAALDSATGREVVELLKRLAREQSCSVLMVTHDPRILDVADRLVRMEDGRLFQAIE, encoded by the coding sequence ATGTCGAGCACCACGCTTTCAGAGTCAACTCAGAGGCAAGGTTCCCGCCAGGAGCTCAGTGTGAGCATCAATGGCTTGAGCCACTGGTATGGCAAGGGATCAACCCGACGGCAGGTGTTGCAGGGAGTGGATCTGGAGATCGCTGCTGGTGAAGTAGTGCTTCTGACAGGACCCTCCGGATGTGGAAAGACCACGCTGCTTACTTTGATCGGGGCTTTGCGTCAGGTGCAGCAAGGCGACGTTCGCGTGTTCGCTCAGCAGTTACAGGGCGCTGGACGGGGCCAGCGGCAGAAGCTTCGTCGCCGAATCGGAATGATTTTTCAGGGCCACAATCTTCTCCGTTGCCTCACTGCGGAACAGAACGTTCAGATGGGATCCGATCTCCTCCCCGGATTCAGCTATCGGGCCAGACGGGATCAAGCCAGGGAGTGGTTGCGTGCCGTTGGTCTGGACGACGAGCTCAGCAAACTTCCTCACGATCTCTCGGGAGGACAAAAACAGCGCGTGGCCATCGCCCGAGCGCTTGCCGCCAGGCCCAAACTCCTCCTGGCTGATGAACCCACGGCCGCCCTCGACAGCGCAACGGGGCGAGAAGTGGTGGAACTGTTGAAGCGTCTGGCGCGTGAACAGTCCTGCTCCGTGCTCATGGTCACCCACGACCCCAGGATTCTCGATGTGGCTGATCGGCTGGTGCGGATGGAAGACGGTCGCCTCTTCCAGGCCATTGAGTAG
- the devC gene encoding ABC transporter permease DevC: MSGGFWSRRGIPLASLMLIRQPVRLAVALAGISFAGILMFMQLGFRDGLFDASVTVHRLFDADIVLISPRSTSSVSMAGFPKRRLVQAMALPEVEGITPVNWNLLLWRNPETRGTRSILALGFEPGDPLFTDPTLAPKAGKLTQKGRVLFDERSRPEFGPVAEWFREGRVVDSEIAGKRVRVAGLIELGTSFGADGNLLTSSETFRELLPNTPPGSIEVGLIRLNADVDPELVMERLKILLPDDVTVLTKQGFIDFEQNYWKTGTSIGFIFTLGAAMGFVVGCVIVYQVLYSDVSDHLPEYATLMAMGYRLFTLLGVVVREGLLLALFGYLPAYAAGQGLYLLVRNATQLPVAMDFNRAFTVFTMILIMCMASAGLAMRRLVDADPAEIF; this comes from the coding sequence ATGAGCGGTGGGTTCTGGAGCCGCCGAGGCATTCCCCTGGCCTCGCTGATGTTGATCCGACAGCCTGTGCGCTTGGCTGTCGCTCTGGCTGGCATCAGTTTCGCTGGAATCCTGATGTTCATGCAGCTCGGATTCCGAGACGGATTGTTTGATGCCAGTGTCACTGTGCATCGATTATTCGATGCCGACATCGTTTTAATCAGCCCGAGATCAACCAGTTCCGTGAGTATGGCTGGCTTTCCTAAAAGGCGGCTGGTTCAGGCCATGGCGCTTCCGGAAGTGGAAGGCATTACTCCCGTGAATTGGAACTTGCTCCTCTGGAGAAATCCAGAAACCCGTGGAACACGATCCATTCTTGCTCTTGGCTTTGAACCCGGTGATCCTTTGTTTACCGATCCGACGCTGGCGCCCAAAGCTGGGAAGCTCACCCAAAAAGGCCGAGTTCTCTTTGATGAACGATCGCGACCGGAGTTCGGACCAGTTGCTGAGTGGTTCCGCGAAGGCCGTGTTGTGGACAGCGAAATTGCTGGCAAACGTGTTCGTGTTGCAGGCTTGATCGAGCTCGGTACGTCCTTCGGAGCCGATGGAAATCTTCTCACCAGCAGCGAAACGTTCCGTGAATTGCTCCCGAATACTCCCCCTGGAAGCATCGAGGTTGGATTGATTCGTCTCAACGCTGATGTAGACCCTGAACTTGTTATGGAGCGTCTAAAGATCTTGCTTCCTGACGATGTCACCGTGTTGACAAAACAAGGTTTCATTGATTTTGAGCAGAATTATTGGAAAACCGGCACCTCCATTGGCTTCATCTTCACTCTCGGAGCTGCGATGGGTTTCGTGGTGGGGTGCGTAATCGTTTACCAGGTGCTTTATTCCGATGTGAGTGATCACCTGCCTGAATACGCCACGTTGATGGCGATGGGGTACCGGCTTTTCACTCTTCTCGGTGTTGTGGTGCGTGAAGGATTGCTGCTTGCCCTATTCGGATACCTTCCGGCCTATGCCGCCGGCCAAGGTTTGTATCTGCTCGTGAGAAATGCAACCCAGCTTCCCGTTGCCATGGATTTCAACAGAGCGTTCACAGTGTTCACAATGATTCTGATCATGTGTATGGCCTCAGCAGGATTGGCGATGCGGCGCCTCGTGGATGCCGACCCGGCGGAGATCTTTTGA
- a CDS encoding HlyD family efflux transporter periplasmic adaptor subunit — protein sequence MSKRSLWIGVGTLSILVIAGSVAFLQRPGTVVKEAPQTESPRAPEAVAALGRLRPLGEIRRLAAPISGFGGTPRVSKLLVNEGDTVTRGQVLAVFDSRPQIEADLEALDAQIRTIDTEIPLRRREVARYAEAAKVGAASMVILEEKQNELTLAERKRIELIAERRSLEADLVDSELRSPIDGTVLRLHTRVGERPDGDGVLEVGASQSMEALIEVYESDINRIAVGDPVTLVSENGGFEGRLTGRVERISPQVRQREVLSTNPTGDADARVVEVQVSLDRDSALRVASLAGLKVIARFKTS from the coding sequence ATGTCGAAGCGCTCTCTATGGATCGGGGTCGGGACGCTCTCGATCCTTGTGATTGCTGGCAGTGTCGCGTTTCTCCAAAGGCCTGGCACTGTTGTAAAGGAGGCTCCTCAGACCGAATCACCGCGTGCACCGGAGGCTGTGGCTGCCTTGGGGCGGCTTCGTCCTCTTGGAGAGATTCGCCGTCTCGCGGCACCGATCAGCGGGTTCGGTGGCACCCCCCGAGTGTCCAAGCTTCTTGTGAATGAAGGAGATACGGTCACTCGTGGCCAGGTGCTGGCTGTTTTCGATAGCCGTCCACAGATCGAAGCTGATCTGGAGGCTCTTGATGCTCAGATTCGCACGATCGATACAGAAATCCCCTTGCGACGCCGAGAGGTTGCTCGCTACGCAGAAGCAGCCAAAGTCGGTGCCGCTTCGATGGTGATTCTCGAAGAGAAGCAGAACGAATTGACTTTGGCGGAGCGCAAGCGCATTGAACTAATCGCTGAACGCCGATCCCTTGAGGCTGATCTGGTCGACAGTGAGCTTCGATCACCGATTGACGGAACAGTTCTCAGGCTGCACACCCGGGTGGGCGAGCGCCCCGATGGAGATGGCGTGCTTGAGGTTGGCGCCAGCCAATCGATGGAAGCATTAATTGAAGTGTATGAATCCGACATCAACCGAATTGCCGTTGGTGATCCCGTGACGCTTGTCAGTGAGAACGGTGGTTTCGAAGGACGTCTCACAGGGCGCGTCGAGCGCATCAGCCCTCAGGTGAGGCAGCGGGAGGTGTTGTCCACGAACCCCACCGGTGATGCTGACGCCAGGGTGGTGGAGGTTCAGGTCAGTCTTGATCGCGACTCAGCACTCCGGGTTGCATCGTTAGCCGGCTTGAAAGTGATCGCGCGCTTCAAAACCTCATGA